In Drosophila teissieri strain GT53w chromosome 2R, Prin_Dtei_1.1, whole genome shotgun sequence, the following proteins share a genomic window:
- the LOC122614664 gene encoding dynamin-like 120 kDa protein, mitochondrial isoform X3, producing the protein MLRIYQNTYRRTARKAVVYSTKVACCNHSTLCGITSHPRRSQDNGSSSSNGRDRRHEEFLLAGNPARGWQMPPPSRGYGMLVVRILRGALKLRYIVLGGAIGGGVSLSKKYEDWKDGLPDFKWLEDAMPQGERWSQFSRNLIEVGSLVKNAIDVAKDDLKAKTTVAALGITSDESRKKYEKLQSQVETLQTEIMNVQIKYQKELEKMEKENRELRQQYLILKTNKKTTAKKIKKSLIDMYSEVLDELSGYDTGYTMADHLPRVVVVGDQSSGKTSVLESIAKARIFPRGSGEMMTRAPVKVTLAEGPYHVAQFRDSDREYDLTKESDLQDLRRDVEFRMRASVRGGKTVSNEVIAMTVKGPGLQRMVLVDLPGIISTMTVDMASDTKDSIHQMTKHYMSNPNAIILCIQDGSVDAERSNVTDLVMQCDPLGRRTIFVLTKVDLAEELADPDRIRKILSGKLFPMKALGYYAVVTGRGRKDDSIDAIRQYEEDFFKNSKLFHRRGVIMPHQVTSRNLSLAVSDRFWKMVRETIEQQADAFKATRFNLETEWKNNFPRLRESGRDELFDKAKGEILDEVVTLSQISAKKWDDALNSKLWEKLSNYVFETIYLPAAQSGSQNSFNTMVDIKLRQWAEQALPAKSVEAGWEALQQEFISLMERSKKAQDHDGIFDQLKSAVVDEAIRRHSWEDKAIDMLRVIQLNTLEDRFVHDKQEWDSAVKFLETSVNAKLVQTEETLAQMFGPGQMRRLTHWQYLTQDQQKRRSVKNELDKILRNDTKHLPTLTHDELTTVRKNLQRDSVDVDTDYIRQTWFPVYRKHFLQQALQRAKDCRKAYYLYTQQGAECEISCSDVVLFWRIQQVIKITGNALRQQVINREARRLDKEIKAVLDEFSEDEEKKGYLLTGKRVLLAEELIKVRQIQEKLEEFINSLNQEK; encoded by the exons ATGTTGCGCATCTATCAAAATACTTACCG GCGCACCGCGAGAAAAGCTGTTGTCTACTCCACCAAGGTCGCCTGCTGCAATCATTCCACGCTCTGTGGCATCACCAGCCACCCACGGCGATCGCAGGACAATGGGAGCTCCAGTTCAAATGGCAGGGACCGCCGCCACGAGGAGTTCTTACTTGCCGGCAATCCGGCGAGGGGCTGGCAGATGCCTCCGCCGTCGCGTGGTTACGGGATGCTGGTGGTGCGCATCCTGCGGGGAGCCCTCAAGCTGCGATACATCGTCCTGGGAGGCGCCATCGGCGGGGGCGTGTCGCTGAGCAAA AAATACGAGGACTGGAAGGATGGACTGCCTGATTTTAAGTGGCTGGAGGACGCCATGCCGCAGGGCGAACGGTGGAGCCAGTTTTCGCGGAATCTCATTGAGGTGGGCTCTCTGGTGAAGAACGCCATCGATGTCG CTAAAGATGACTTGAAGGCCAAAACAACGGTGGCCGCTTTAGGCATAACATCCGACGAGAGTCGCAAAAAGTATG AGAAGCTCCAGAGCCAGGTGGAGACGCTGCAGACGGAGATCATGAACGTCCAGATTAAGTATCaaaaggagctggagaagatggAGAAGGAGAATCGCGAGCTACGCCAGCAATACCTCATCCTCAAAACGAACAAAAAGACCACGgccaaaaaaatcaaaaagtccCTGATCGACATGTACTCCGAGGTCCTGGATGAGCTATCCGGCTACGATACGGGCTACACCATGGCCGATCACCTTCCCCGTGTTGTGGTAGTGGGAGATCAGAGCAGCGGCAAGACCTCTGTGCTGGAATCCATCGCTAAGGCTCGCATCTTTCCTCGTGGCAGTGGAGAGATGATGACGCGAGCCCCAGTCAAAGTAACTCTTGCTGAAGGACCATACCATGTGGCTCAGTTCCGTGACTCTGACCGGGAATACGATCTCACCAAGGAGTCTGATCTGCAAGACCTTCGTCGGGATGTAGAGTTCCGCATGAGGGCGTCGGTGCGAGGTGGTAAAACTGTCAGCAATGAAGTGATTGCCATGACGGTCAAAGGTCCTGGTCTGCAACGCATGGTTCTAGTCGATTTGCCTGGAATAATTTCG ACCATGACTGTCGACATGGCTTCAGATACAAAAGATTCCATTCACCAGATGACCAAGCATTACATGAGCAATCCGAACGCCATCATTCTCTGCATTCAGGATGGGTCTGTGGACGCTGAGCGCAGTAATGTGACGGACTTGGTCATGCAGTGTGATCCCTTGGGTCGACGCACTATTTTTGTGCTCACAAAGGTGGATCTGGCCGAGGAGCTCGCCGATCCTGATAGAATAAGGAAAATTCTTTCGGGCAAACTCTTTCCCATGAAGGCTTTGGGTTACTATGCCGTCGTTACCGGTCGTGGGCGGAAGGATGACAGCATAGATGCTATTCGGCAGTATGAGGAAGACTTCTTTAAGAACTCCAAGCTGTTCCA TCGTCGAGGCGTAATCATGCCCCATCAGGTGACCAGCCGCAATCTGAGCTTGGCGGTGTCAGATCGTTTCTGGAAGATGGTGCGGGAAACCATTGAGCAGCAGGCGGATGCATTTAAGGCGACTAGATTTAATCTGGAAACCGAATGGAAGAATAACTTTCCCAG ATTGCGCGAGTCTGGCCGCGATGAGCTGTTCGACAAGGCAAAGGGCGAGATACTGGACGAGGTGGTAACGCTCTCGCAAATCTCTGCTAAAAAGTGGGACGACGCTCTCAACTCCAAGCTGTGGGAAAAGCTCTCCAACTATGTGTTTGAAACCATCTATCTGCCCGCTGCACAGTCAGGTTCTCAAA ATTCCTTCAACACGATGGTAGACATCAAGTTGCGCCAGTGGGCCGAGCAGGCACTGCCCGCTAAGTCGGTGGAAGCCGGCTGGGAAGCGTTGCAGCAGGAATTCATATCGCTGATGGAGCGTTCGAAGAAGGCGCAGGATCACGACGGCATCTTCGATCAGTTGAAGTCCGCGGTGGTGGATGAGGCTATTCGTCGGCACAGCTGGGAAGACAAGGCGATCGACATGCTTCGCGTTATCCAGCTGAACACGCTGGAGGATCGATTCGTGCACGACAAACAGGAGTGGGATTCGGCGGTTAAGTTCCTGGAGACTTCGGTGAATGCCAAGCTCGTGCAGACGGAGGAGACGCTGGCACAAATGTTTGGACCCGGACAGATGCGACGCCTTACCCACTGGCAGTACCTGACACAGGACCAGCAGAAGAGGCGCAGCGTTAAGAACGAACTGGACAAAATACTCAGAAACGATACG AAACATTTGCCCACCCTAACTCATGATGAACTGACTACGGTTCGCAAGAACCTTCAGCGTGATAGTGTGGATGTGGACACGGATTACATAAGGCAAACCTGGTTCCCGGTCTACAGAAA ACACTTCCTTCAGCAGGCGTTACAGCGGGCAAAGGATTGCCGCAAGGCTTATTACCTCTACACGCAGCAGGGGGCCGAGTGTGAG ATATCCTGCAGCGACGTGGTGCTCTTCTGGCGCATCCAGCAGGTGATCAAGATAACAGGCAACGCACTGAGACAGCAAGTAATCAATCGGGAGGCGCGGCGGCTGGACAAGGAGATCAAAGCGGTGCTGGACGAGTTCAGCGAAGACGAGGAGAAGAAGGGTTACCTGCTCACCGGCAAGCGCGTGCTACTAGCCGAGGAACTAA TCAAAGTGCGACAGATACAAGAGAAGCTAGAGGAGTTCATCAATTCACTTAATCAGGAAAAGTAG
- the LOC122614664 gene encoding dynamin-like 120 kDa protein, mitochondrial isoform X1: MLRIYQNTYRRTARKAVVYSTKVACCNHSTLCGITSHPRRSQDNGSSSSNGRDRRHEEFLLAGNPARGWQMPPPSRGYGMLVVRILRGALKLRYIVLGGAIGGGVSLSKKYEDWKDGLPDFKWLEDAMPQGERWSQFSRNLIEVGSLVKNAIDVDPKLKQLGEDKLSEWRNWFDSRLDDAIEAADYQGVQIVETKDDLKAKTTVAALGITSDESRKKYEKLQSQVETLQTEIMNVQIKYQKELEKMEKENRELRQQYLILKTNKKTTAKKIKKSLIDMYSEVLDELSGYDTGYTMADHLPRVVVVGDQSSGKTSVLESIAKARIFPRGSGEMMTRAPVKVTLAEGPYHVAQFRDSDREYDLTKESDLQDLRRDVEFRMRASVRGGKTVSNEVIAMTVKGPGLQRMVLVDLPGIISTMTVDMASDTKDSIHQMTKHYMSNPNAIILCIQDGSVDAERSNVTDLVMQCDPLGRRTIFVLTKVDLAEELADPDRIRKILSGKLFPMKALGYYAVVTGRGRKDDSIDAIRQYEEDFFKNSKLFHRRGVIMPHQVTSRNLSLAVSDRFWKMVRETIEQQADAFKATRFNLETEWKNNFPRLRESGRDELFDKAKGEILDEVVTLSQISAKKWDDALNSKLWEKLSNYVFETIYLPAAQSGSQNSFNTMVDIKLRQWAEQALPAKSVEAGWEALQQEFISLMERSKKAQDHDGIFDQLKSAVVDEAIRRHSWEDKAIDMLRVIQLNTLEDRFVHDKQEWDSAVKFLETSVNAKLVQTEETLAQMFGPGQMRRLTHWQYLTQDQQKRRSVKNELDKILRNDTKHLPTLTHDELTTVRKNLQRDSVDVDTDYIRQTWFPVYRKHFLQQALQRAKDCRKAYYLYTQQGAECEISCSDVVLFWRIQQVIKITGNALRQQVINREARRLDKEIKAVLDEFSEDEEKKGYLLTGKRVLLAEELIKVRQIQEKLEEFINSLNQEK, encoded by the exons ATGTTGCGCATCTATCAAAATACTTACCG GCGCACCGCGAGAAAAGCTGTTGTCTACTCCACCAAGGTCGCCTGCTGCAATCATTCCACGCTCTGTGGCATCACCAGCCACCCACGGCGATCGCAGGACAATGGGAGCTCCAGTTCAAATGGCAGGGACCGCCGCCACGAGGAGTTCTTACTTGCCGGCAATCCGGCGAGGGGCTGGCAGATGCCTCCGCCGTCGCGTGGTTACGGGATGCTGGTGGTGCGCATCCTGCGGGGAGCCCTCAAGCTGCGATACATCGTCCTGGGAGGCGCCATCGGCGGGGGCGTGTCGCTGAGCAAA AAATACGAGGACTGGAAGGATGGACTGCCTGATTTTAAGTGGCTGGAGGACGCCATGCCGCAGGGCGAACGGTGGAGCCAGTTTTCGCGGAATCTCATTGAGGTGGGCTCTCTGGTGAAGAACGCCATCGATGTCG ATCCAAAGCTCAAGCAGCTGGGCGAGGATAAGTTGTCGGAATGGCGCAACTGGTTCGACAGTCGTCTGGACGATGCCATCGAGGCGGCCGATTATCAAGGAGTTCAGATTGTCGAAA CTAAAGATGACTTGAAGGCCAAAACAACGGTGGCCGCTTTAGGCATAACATCCGACGAGAGTCGCAAAAAGTATG AGAAGCTCCAGAGCCAGGTGGAGACGCTGCAGACGGAGATCATGAACGTCCAGATTAAGTATCaaaaggagctggagaagatggAGAAGGAGAATCGCGAGCTACGCCAGCAATACCTCATCCTCAAAACGAACAAAAAGACCACGgccaaaaaaatcaaaaagtccCTGATCGACATGTACTCCGAGGTCCTGGATGAGCTATCCGGCTACGATACGGGCTACACCATGGCCGATCACCTTCCCCGTGTTGTGGTAGTGGGAGATCAGAGCAGCGGCAAGACCTCTGTGCTGGAATCCATCGCTAAGGCTCGCATCTTTCCTCGTGGCAGTGGAGAGATGATGACGCGAGCCCCAGTCAAAGTAACTCTTGCTGAAGGACCATACCATGTGGCTCAGTTCCGTGACTCTGACCGGGAATACGATCTCACCAAGGAGTCTGATCTGCAAGACCTTCGTCGGGATGTAGAGTTCCGCATGAGGGCGTCGGTGCGAGGTGGTAAAACTGTCAGCAATGAAGTGATTGCCATGACGGTCAAAGGTCCTGGTCTGCAACGCATGGTTCTAGTCGATTTGCCTGGAATAATTTCG ACCATGACTGTCGACATGGCTTCAGATACAAAAGATTCCATTCACCAGATGACCAAGCATTACATGAGCAATCCGAACGCCATCATTCTCTGCATTCAGGATGGGTCTGTGGACGCTGAGCGCAGTAATGTGACGGACTTGGTCATGCAGTGTGATCCCTTGGGTCGACGCACTATTTTTGTGCTCACAAAGGTGGATCTGGCCGAGGAGCTCGCCGATCCTGATAGAATAAGGAAAATTCTTTCGGGCAAACTCTTTCCCATGAAGGCTTTGGGTTACTATGCCGTCGTTACCGGTCGTGGGCGGAAGGATGACAGCATAGATGCTATTCGGCAGTATGAGGAAGACTTCTTTAAGAACTCCAAGCTGTTCCA TCGTCGAGGCGTAATCATGCCCCATCAGGTGACCAGCCGCAATCTGAGCTTGGCGGTGTCAGATCGTTTCTGGAAGATGGTGCGGGAAACCATTGAGCAGCAGGCGGATGCATTTAAGGCGACTAGATTTAATCTGGAAACCGAATGGAAGAATAACTTTCCCAG ATTGCGCGAGTCTGGCCGCGATGAGCTGTTCGACAAGGCAAAGGGCGAGATACTGGACGAGGTGGTAACGCTCTCGCAAATCTCTGCTAAAAAGTGGGACGACGCTCTCAACTCCAAGCTGTGGGAAAAGCTCTCCAACTATGTGTTTGAAACCATCTATCTGCCCGCTGCACAGTCAGGTTCTCAAA ATTCCTTCAACACGATGGTAGACATCAAGTTGCGCCAGTGGGCCGAGCAGGCACTGCCCGCTAAGTCGGTGGAAGCCGGCTGGGAAGCGTTGCAGCAGGAATTCATATCGCTGATGGAGCGTTCGAAGAAGGCGCAGGATCACGACGGCATCTTCGATCAGTTGAAGTCCGCGGTGGTGGATGAGGCTATTCGTCGGCACAGCTGGGAAGACAAGGCGATCGACATGCTTCGCGTTATCCAGCTGAACACGCTGGAGGATCGATTCGTGCACGACAAACAGGAGTGGGATTCGGCGGTTAAGTTCCTGGAGACTTCGGTGAATGCCAAGCTCGTGCAGACGGAGGAGACGCTGGCACAAATGTTTGGACCCGGACAGATGCGACGCCTTACCCACTGGCAGTACCTGACACAGGACCAGCAGAAGAGGCGCAGCGTTAAGAACGAACTGGACAAAATACTCAGAAACGATACG AAACATTTGCCCACCCTAACTCATGATGAACTGACTACGGTTCGCAAGAACCTTCAGCGTGATAGTGTGGATGTGGACACGGATTACATAAGGCAAACCTGGTTCCCGGTCTACAGAAA ACACTTCCTTCAGCAGGCGTTACAGCGGGCAAAGGATTGCCGCAAGGCTTATTACCTCTACACGCAGCAGGGGGCCGAGTGTGAG ATATCCTGCAGCGACGTGGTGCTCTTCTGGCGCATCCAGCAGGTGATCAAGATAACAGGCAACGCACTGAGACAGCAAGTAATCAATCGGGAGGCGCGGCGGCTGGACAAGGAGATCAAAGCGGTGCTGGACGAGTTCAGCGAAGACGAGGAGAAGAAGGGTTACCTGCTCACCGGCAAGCGCGTGCTACTAGCCGAGGAACTAA TCAAAGTGCGACAGATACAAGAGAAGCTAGAGGAGTTCATCAATTCACTTAATCAGGAAAAGTAG
- the LOC122614664 gene encoding dynamin-like 120 kDa protein, mitochondrial isoform X2 encodes MLRIYQNTYRRTARKAVVYSTKVACCNHSTLCGITSHPRRSQDNGSSSSNGRDRRHEEFLLAGNPARGWQMPPPSRGYGMLVVRILRGALKLRYIVLGGAIGGGVSLSKKYEDWKDGLPDFKWLEDAMPQGERWSQFSRNLIEVGSLVKNAIDVDPKLKQLGEDKLSEWRNWFDSRLDDAIEAADYQGVQIVETKDDLKAKTTVAALGITSDESRKKYEKLQSQVETLQTEIMNVQIKYQKELEKMEKENRELRQQYLILKTNKKTTAKKIKKSLIDMYSEVLDELSGYDTGYTMADHLPRVVVVGDQSSGKTSVLESIAKARIFPRGSGEMMTRAPVKVTLAEGPYHVAQFRDSDREYDLTKESDLQDLRRDVEFRMRASVRGGKTVSNEVIAMTVKGPGLQRMVLVDLPGIISTMTVDMASDTKDSIHQMTKHYMSNPNAIILCIQDGSVDAERSNVTDLVMQCDPLGRRTIFVLTKVDLAEELADPDRIRKILSGKLFPMKALGYYAVVTGRGRKDDSIDAIRQYEEDFFKNSKLFHRRGVIMPHQVTSRNLSLAVSDRFWKMVRETIEQQADAFKATRFNLETEWKNNFPRLRESGRDELFDKAKGEILDEVVTLSQISAKKWDDALNSKLWEKLSNYVFETIYLPAAQSDSFNTMVDIKLRQWAEQALPAKSVEAGWEALQQEFISLMERSKKAQDHDGIFDQLKSAVVDEAIRRHSWEDKAIDMLRVIQLNTLEDRFVHDKQEWDSAVKFLETSVNAKLVQTEETLAQMFGPGQMRRLTHWQYLTQDQQKRRSVKNELDKILRNDTKHLPTLTHDELTTVRKNLQRDSVDVDTDYIRQTWFPVYRKHFLQQALQRAKDCRKAYYLYTQQGAECEISCSDVVLFWRIQQVIKITGNALRQQVINREARRLDKEIKAVLDEFSEDEEKKGYLLTGKRVLLAEELIKVRQIQEKLEEFINSLNQEK; translated from the exons ATGTTGCGCATCTATCAAAATACTTACCG GCGCACCGCGAGAAAAGCTGTTGTCTACTCCACCAAGGTCGCCTGCTGCAATCATTCCACGCTCTGTGGCATCACCAGCCACCCACGGCGATCGCAGGACAATGGGAGCTCCAGTTCAAATGGCAGGGACCGCCGCCACGAGGAGTTCTTACTTGCCGGCAATCCGGCGAGGGGCTGGCAGATGCCTCCGCCGTCGCGTGGTTACGGGATGCTGGTGGTGCGCATCCTGCGGGGAGCCCTCAAGCTGCGATACATCGTCCTGGGAGGCGCCATCGGCGGGGGCGTGTCGCTGAGCAAA AAATACGAGGACTGGAAGGATGGACTGCCTGATTTTAAGTGGCTGGAGGACGCCATGCCGCAGGGCGAACGGTGGAGCCAGTTTTCGCGGAATCTCATTGAGGTGGGCTCTCTGGTGAAGAACGCCATCGATGTCG ATCCAAAGCTCAAGCAGCTGGGCGAGGATAAGTTGTCGGAATGGCGCAACTGGTTCGACAGTCGTCTGGACGATGCCATCGAGGCGGCCGATTATCAAGGAGTTCAGATTGTCGAAA CTAAAGATGACTTGAAGGCCAAAACAACGGTGGCCGCTTTAGGCATAACATCCGACGAGAGTCGCAAAAAGTATG AGAAGCTCCAGAGCCAGGTGGAGACGCTGCAGACGGAGATCATGAACGTCCAGATTAAGTATCaaaaggagctggagaagatggAGAAGGAGAATCGCGAGCTACGCCAGCAATACCTCATCCTCAAAACGAACAAAAAGACCACGgccaaaaaaatcaaaaagtccCTGATCGACATGTACTCCGAGGTCCTGGATGAGCTATCCGGCTACGATACGGGCTACACCATGGCCGATCACCTTCCCCGTGTTGTGGTAGTGGGAGATCAGAGCAGCGGCAAGACCTCTGTGCTGGAATCCATCGCTAAGGCTCGCATCTTTCCTCGTGGCAGTGGAGAGATGATGACGCGAGCCCCAGTCAAAGTAACTCTTGCTGAAGGACCATACCATGTGGCTCAGTTCCGTGACTCTGACCGGGAATACGATCTCACCAAGGAGTCTGATCTGCAAGACCTTCGTCGGGATGTAGAGTTCCGCATGAGGGCGTCGGTGCGAGGTGGTAAAACTGTCAGCAATGAAGTGATTGCCATGACGGTCAAAGGTCCTGGTCTGCAACGCATGGTTCTAGTCGATTTGCCTGGAATAATTTCG ACCATGACTGTCGACATGGCTTCAGATACAAAAGATTCCATTCACCAGATGACCAAGCATTACATGAGCAATCCGAACGCCATCATTCTCTGCATTCAGGATGGGTCTGTGGACGCTGAGCGCAGTAATGTGACGGACTTGGTCATGCAGTGTGATCCCTTGGGTCGACGCACTATTTTTGTGCTCACAAAGGTGGATCTGGCCGAGGAGCTCGCCGATCCTGATAGAATAAGGAAAATTCTTTCGGGCAAACTCTTTCCCATGAAGGCTTTGGGTTACTATGCCGTCGTTACCGGTCGTGGGCGGAAGGATGACAGCATAGATGCTATTCGGCAGTATGAGGAAGACTTCTTTAAGAACTCCAAGCTGTTCCA TCGTCGAGGCGTAATCATGCCCCATCAGGTGACCAGCCGCAATCTGAGCTTGGCGGTGTCAGATCGTTTCTGGAAGATGGTGCGGGAAACCATTGAGCAGCAGGCGGATGCATTTAAGGCGACTAGATTTAATCTGGAAACCGAATGGAAGAATAACTTTCCCAG ATTGCGCGAGTCTGGCCGCGATGAGCTGTTCGACAAGGCAAAGGGCGAGATACTGGACGAGGTGGTAACGCTCTCGCAAATCTCTGCTAAAAAGTGGGACGACGCTCTCAACTCCAAGCTGTGGGAAAAGCTCTCCAACTATGTGTTTGAAACCATCTATCTGCCCGCTGCACAGTCAG ATTCCTTCAACACGATGGTAGACATCAAGTTGCGCCAGTGGGCCGAGCAGGCACTGCCCGCTAAGTCGGTGGAAGCCGGCTGGGAAGCGTTGCAGCAGGAATTCATATCGCTGATGGAGCGTTCGAAGAAGGCGCAGGATCACGACGGCATCTTCGATCAGTTGAAGTCCGCGGTGGTGGATGAGGCTATTCGTCGGCACAGCTGGGAAGACAAGGCGATCGACATGCTTCGCGTTATCCAGCTGAACACGCTGGAGGATCGATTCGTGCACGACAAACAGGAGTGGGATTCGGCGGTTAAGTTCCTGGAGACTTCGGTGAATGCCAAGCTCGTGCAGACGGAGGAGACGCTGGCACAAATGTTTGGACCCGGACAGATGCGACGCCTTACCCACTGGCAGTACCTGACACAGGACCAGCAGAAGAGGCGCAGCGTTAAGAACGAACTGGACAAAATACTCAGAAACGATACG AAACATTTGCCCACCCTAACTCATGATGAACTGACTACGGTTCGCAAGAACCTTCAGCGTGATAGTGTGGATGTGGACACGGATTACATAAGGCAAACCTGGTTCCCGGTCTACAGAAA ACACTTCCTTCAGCAGGCGTTACAGCGGGCAAAGGATTGCCGCAAGGCTTATTACCTCTACACGCAGCAGGGGGCCGAGTGTGAG ATATCCTGCAGCGACGTGGTGCTCTTCTGGCGCATCCAGCAGGTGATCAAGATAACAGGCAACGCACTGAGACAGCAAGTAATCAATCGGGAGGCGCGGCGGCTGGACAAGGAGATCAAAGCGGTGCTGGACGAGTTCAGCGAAGACGAGGAGAAGAAGGGTTACCTGCTCACCGGCAAGCGCGTGCTACTAGCCGAGGAACTAA TCAAAGTGCGACAGATACAAGAGAAGCTAGAGGAGTTCATCAATTCACTTAATCAGGAAAAGTAG